A region of Acidobacteriota bacterium DNA encodes the following proteins:
- a CDS encoding transposase, with the protein MYEWRKMTEEEREDVLAERKTRNQPWHSLLHWEYKGSVSFIFTAACYEHAPIIGNSLARMTECEKELLAICQQYEVEVFAWCILPNHYHLLIQTNRMKEFGKAIGQFHGRSSRQWNLED; encoded by the coding sequence ATGTACGAATGGCGAAAGATGACTGAGGAAGAGCGCGAAGACGTCCTGGCCGAACGCAAAACGCGCAATCAGCCGTGGCATTCCCTGCTGCATTGGGAATACAAAGGTTCGGTCAGTTTTATCTTCACCGCCGCTTGCTACGAACACGCGCCGATCATCGGCAACAGCCTGGCTCGAATGACGGAATGCGAAAAAGAATTGCTGGCGATTTGTCAGCAATATGAAGTGGAAGTTTTCGCCTGGTGCATCTTGCCCAACCATTACCACTTGTTGATCCAAACCAACCGGATGAAGGAATTTGGCAAAGCCATTGGCCAGTTTCACGGACGTTCATCCAGACAGTGGAATCTGGAAGACTAA